Sequence from the Papilio machaon chromosome 26, ilPapMach1.1, whole genome shotgun sequence genome:
AGGCGTAGATAATAACGCGCATGTCAAACTTGTCAAACTTTTTTCGAACATCACACCTGCCAACTTGATCGCCGGATCatataagtttgttttatttctatttactcGTATAATAGACGTtctattaaactaaattttattgaacaaCATTTAACTTAAAGTTAATGAATTGGTTGAGGCTATTGATTGACTTTACCGAAATTGGGCGCAAGtatcttcttttttatttttgaagatacattttaataattcttttggTCTAGCTCTTGAAATGTTACTTAGAAGATCTTTTATACTTACGTACGTTTTTGTATGCAGGTCGTTTCGACCCGCACTTGTACGACAGCTGTGTGATGGCACGCGTGCATTCAATGATCGTGGAACTACTCCTGGACGAGCCGCGCTCGCAGTTGCTCGGCTACATGCATGTAAACGACGAGGCCGGCATGCAGATGCCGCACGTCAGCCTCTGGTCGCTAACTGACGTCCGCATCATGCTCAATTGTATACAAGTATGTGGctgtaaatgtatatttgttgctttacttgtatattttgtggttaagttgtatattatttatttgattgtattATAATTGTCTGActctaaatatgtttttcttgaCATGATAAGAAGATggagaaaattaatattgacttTTTTTACAGAATTCTACTCCAATGCGTCACAAATGCACACATTTTGTGAACATCCCACATTACGGAGTAAGATTTTTCGAATTCGCTGTGTCCTTGCTGAGTGACAAATTGAAGGATCGTGTTAtggtaatatattatataaatcgtATTATGATATCCAGCTATATAAAGATACCCAACAATATAGTCGTACTACGTAATCGAAATATAAagcgtgtttttttttcattaaattaaattaatctatcttcttactaatattataaatgcgaaagtttagatggatggatgtttgaaagtatctccggaacttctcaacggatcttgatgaaatttggcacagatgtagaacatagtctggaaaacaCACAtgctacatattaagttttttttttaatccgcgcggacggagacgcggaTGACAGCTAGTTGTTTGTAATCGTGACGAAATGCCTATATATGAAATTGATCAAtgaatatttgtatatgtttaccttcatatgtatttataatgtaattttttaaattttccagTTCCATCGTACATCAGAAGATTTAACAAAACACGTGGATCCATCAATCTTGCCCAAAGAATACGGCGGTACCGTGCCTTTGAGAGACATGGTAGAAGAACTCAAGAAGAATCTCCTTAAGCGTAGAGAAGAATTGCTTGCTTTGGACGAAATGTGCGTCGATTTGTACGCTTTGGAGAAGAATGATCTGACCCAAGACATACATTCGACCGCTGGATCGTTCCGGAAATTGGAACttgattaaaatatgtttttttttatttgtaagggTGTTATGAAAAATTTGTAACACATAACAGAGCAgatgtgattttttatatgttctaagttttgtttttttaatgaaaaaaaaatacagatttgATACATTTGTAAAACTATAGAATATTCTAGAAATACTGGTTAGTTATAAGcccctaaaataaaaaatataatagatttaattttttaacgaaaaaatcataaatatttatgtacctAGAAAAAAGtctaaaattcaaaaatccagaattgcttaatttgtataaaagtgATTTATATTGTACGAAACATTccttaattttacttatagatctcaatttttttttattagagacCGCCAAGGATTTCTGAATCGGCGAGTTACGTCAAACTattatgacagctcactagCGCTCCCCtgtcaatatcaaaaaatgttataagatCCTCTTTAGACTGTAACtgtcatgtatttttttctttttatgtaattttctaaGTCCAAgcaggttttatatatattctgaGAGAACAAACCGAGATAGCAACGCCTGTTTCGCcggttcagatatccttgtttgactatattcagccattttatatttttggaaaCGCTTAAAAATGACATCTGGCAAAATAtagcaataatatatttaggtCGGAGTTATTAGCTTGCTATAACGATAAATGTCGGATTTTTTAAGATTAGATTTGTCTTTTTCCAGTCTGTTATTACGGATCAATTGCAAAACATCGTTCCAATTCTGCATGGTtatggttaaatattttcattttaagaaaGATATCCACGGTTTTCACTATTTAGTTACTAGTTAGCTAAAGGCAGCCGTCGGTGGAGTCACGTTACCATTAAATCTGGTTAAAATCTTCATTGTCCGCTGACAgtggttttataataattttacttagaaTAATGTTAGGCATTTATCAATTTGCCGACTTGACAACCTGACTGCTGCTTATTTTGTATCTATGGTAttgattcttttattttataagatctTTGCTACTTATGGTAAAAGCGCCGAcaatttctgttttaaataataaacatttagtaattaggttttcttgtttttattgcaatatGCAATTTTTCCCCCATCAATCTATGACGCACTGTTTgttctgttttatttcttgtttctgAAGTAAGAAAGTAATCCAATGctagtaataatagtaaattgaCTTGATTCTGGGGTGATCGACACATTTAATCGCAGTCTTGTTGCTTATTGCGTTCAAACGCATTTGATGTTTTACGTATGGGAAA
This genomic interval carries:
- the LOC106715009 gene encoding retinaldehyde-binding protein 1 isoform X2; the encoded protein is MATSVLQPEDCRREHEPKPDIDSPRLTEDERIYILESKERETGELPPELREKARIELREEPALREHALAQMRHFIDKHPAIRKCRTDAPFLLRFLRTKKYSIPQACSMLERYLTIRQMYPNWFQKLDPLDPKVAAVIDAGYLVPLPKRDAEGRRVVLSCMGRFDPHLYDSCVMARVHSMIVELLLDEPRSQLLGYMHVNDEAGMQMPHVSLWSLTDVRIMLNCIQNSTPMRHKCTHFVNIPHYGVRFFEFAVSLLSDKLKDRVMFHRTSEDLTKHVDPSILPKEYGGTVPLRDMVEELKKNLLKRREELLALDEMCVDLYALEKNDLTQDIHSTAGSFRKLELD
- the LOC106715009 gene encoding retinaldehyde-binding protein 1 isoform X1, with the protein product MDVSRETAMATSVLQPEDCRREHEPKPDIDSPRLTEDERIYILESKERETGELPPELREKARIELREEPALREHALAQMRHFIDKHPAIRKCRTDAPFLLRFLRTKKYSIPQACSMLERYLTIRQMYPNWFQKLDPLDPKVAAVIDAGYLVPLPKRDAEGRRVVLSCMGRFDPHLYDSCVMARVHSMIVELLLDEPRSQLLGYMHVNDEAGMQMPHVSLWSLTDVRIMLNCIQNSTPMRHKCTHFVNIPHYGVRFFEFAVSLLSDKLKDRVMFHRTSEDLTKHVDPSILPKEYGGTVPLRDMVEELKKNLLKRREELLALDEMCVDLYALEKNDLTQDIHSTAGSFRKLELD